In a single window of the Bacillus mycoides genome:
- a CDS encoding DUF3967 domain-containing protein, producing MEAIYKTKDVTNKTGIPKHIVRKYSQLLEEHGYIISKTADARIYKLDDLKLLKSIHERAATLQEDISETIPIILKEKEAPPVPVIQDKQEVQPKEDGRNFEEFMLKLEMLAQLNEAIIHQNSTLITQNRLKDEKLDELMQQVYVKEGSQEKMLQDLVVHAAQTDALQKEKMDLLMNHMYKRESKQEEKMNKLVNQIYNKDSNRDTQLMQVIREIQETKRLVAASKEQSFFQSFKSLFVRTKQEKINE from the coding sequence ATGGAAGCTATTTATAAAACGAAAGATGTTACAAATAAAACAGGTATCCCAAAACATATAGTCCGAAAATATAGCCAACTCTTAGAGGAACACGGTTATATCATTTCAAAAACAGCTGATGCTCGTATTTATAAATTGGATGATTTAAAACTATTGAAATCTATACATGAAAGAGCTGCTACATTACAAGAGGACATTTCAGAAACAATACCTATTATTTTAAAAGAAAAAGAGGCCCCACCTGTACCTGTTATTCAAGATAAGCAAGAAGTGCAACCAAAAGAAGATGGGCGTAACTTTGAGGAGTTCATGCTAAAACTTGAAATGCTTGCTCAATTAAATGAAGCAATTATTCATCAAAACTCTACTCTCATTACACAAAATCGTTTAAAAGACGAGAAATTAGATGAACTAATGCAACAAGTTTATGTAAAAGAAGGCTCACAAGAAAAAATGTTACAAGATCTAGTTGTTCACGCCGCTCAAACAGATGCACTCCAAAAAGAAAAGATGGACTTATTAATGAATCATATGTATAAGCGAGAATCCAAACAAGAAGAAAAAATGAATAAACTTGTCAATCAAATTTACAATAAAGATAGCAACCGTGATACACAACTTATGCAAGTTATTCGCGAAATTCAAGAAACAAAAAGATTAGTCGCCGCCTCAAAAGAGCAAAGCTTCTTTCAATCATTTAAAAGTTTATTCGTTCGAACAAAACAAGAAAAAATAAATGAATGA
- a CDS encoding sensor histidine kinase, with protein sequence MELIRDLMIQIAIIILPLFLYEAIRLNRYQGMLPKPNRYFIMFLSSVTLVLSMTYSICFGTVCGYNFHPVPIVSGFLYGGIVGLIPAIIYVAYEWIFKGLSWLPMVEVIFLSIIPLFLSKKWSLFSRDKKLILAFMIASFYVLVSLVVGMLNVLLETGFTPYISNLYSGYIFASLIMVMTMVFQVYLTEYLNENALLRTEMQKSEKLNIVSELAASVAHEVRNPLTVVRGFIQLLESTEDVKNKDYMRLVLAELDRAEQIISDYLNLARPQIEKKEHICLSAQLIEMTTLMSSFAAMQGVYLQVEISESLYTIGDKTKLKQAIMNVVKNGIEAIQGNKGYLKVTAIQKDELIIIRVKDSGVGMTKEQLVRLGQPYYSLKEKGTGLGLMVTFSILQAHNGTLEYKSESGKGTEAIIILPAVRYKE encoded by the coding sequence ATGGAGCTGATTCGTGATTTAATGATCCAAATTGCCATCATTATTTTACCACTATTTTTATATGAAGCGATTCGTTTAAATCGTTATCAAGGAATGCTTCCGAAGCCTAATCGCTACTTTATTATGTTTTTATCTAGCGTTACACTCGTTCTCTCCATGACATACTCTATTTGTTTTGGTACCGTTTGCGGATACAATTTTCATCCAGTCCCAATTGTTAGTGGTTTTTTATATGGTGGGATTGTTGGGCTCATCCCTGCCATTATTTATGTTGCATATGAATGGATTTTTAAGGGGCTTAGTTGGTTGCCTATGGTAGAAGTTATATTTCTTTCGATAATTCCATTATTTTTGTCAAAGAAATGGTCTCTTTTTTCAAGAGATAAGAAGCTAATATTAGCTTTTATGATTGCATCATTTTATGTTCTTGTTTCATTAGTAGTCGGGATGTTGAATGTCCTTTTAGAAACAGGTTTTACACCGTACATATCTAATCTATATAGTGGGTATATATTTGCATCACTTATTATGGTTATGACAATGGTATTTCAAGTGTATTTGACTGAGTATTTAAACGAAAATGCATTATTGCGTACAGAAATGCAAAAATCAGAAAAACTTAATATTGTAAGTGAGTTAGCTGCAAGTGTTGCACATGAAGTTCGAAACCCTCTCACTGTTGTACGAGGGTTTATTCAATTGCTAGAGAGTACGGAAGACGTAAAAAACAAAGATTATATGCGTCTCGTATTAGCTGAACTGGATCGTGCTGAACAGATTATTTCAGATTATTTAAATTTAGCAAGGCCTCAAATTGAAAAAAAAGAACATATTTGTTTATCAGCACAATTAATTGAAATGACAACTCTTATGTCATCATTTGCAGCGATGCAGGGCGTTTATTTGCAAGTTGAGATTTCTGAGAGCCTTTATACTATCGGCGATAAGACGAAATTGAAGCAAGCTATTATGAATGTTGTTAAAAACGGTATTGAAGCAATTCAAGGAAACAAAGGGTATTTAAAAGTAACAGCTATTCAAAAAGATGAATTGATAATAATAAGAGTTAAAGATAGTGGTGTTGGAATGACAAAAGAACAGTTAGTAAGGCTTGGACAACCGTATTATTCTTTAAAAGAAAAAGGAACAGGATTAGGCCTTATGGTAACATTTAGTATTTTACAAGCGCATAATGGCACATTGGAATATAAAAGTGAAAGCGGAAAAGGAACTGAAGCTATTATTATATTGCCAGCTGTACGATATAAGGAATAA